AATCCTTTCTGTTAAAATGAGTAATATAATTCCTGTGCGTAAAACTGATACATGTCCTGGGTAAATTCTTCCactgtttaatatttaatgtttgcTTGCATTGATCCATGTCCTTGGGAGTTCTTGTATAATTTCCCTTAAAGGGGATCCATAAAGTCTTTGTTGGCTTTGGGTTTGTCACGATTTCGTTGTCAGTGCACCAGAATCTCCTGGCCATAGGTGCTCGTAGTTGTCACGTTGTGGTTGTTGTCCGGTTCATCTTTCAAACTTGCACCTTTTAAGTAATCTATCACAAAACTCTCCTGAAACACAGAGCAAATACAGTCATTTAACGTTAGGGACATTGGAGGATAAAACGCACAGTTTTAAAGATGACTTTGTGGTTTGCGTTTCTCTGTTTTTACATAGAATAATATTTGTTATCTTGGTGACAAGCGTCCAATAACTTGAAGTGtgcataaaataatttgttctACGTCTCAGTAAACATACGTTTGCAGTCCATGGACGGAGGCGGTGTGTCTGCACTCACGTTGCCTGCATGGGTGTACACGTCCTCGGGTGTCTGTGGGATTCCGGGCGGCGTCATCCTCTTCTCCTTCTGTCTTCGGTTGCAGAACCAGACCCGAACGACCTCTTTTTCCAGCTGTAGGTTGTCTGCCAGAGAGGTGATCTCCTGTGCTGACGGTTTAGGacatttcaaaaaatggctCTCCAATGCCCCCTTTACGCTTACTTCTATGGAGGTGCGCTTCTTTCGTTTTCTACCCTGGGCTGCTATTTTGTCAATGCTGGTAGGACTGCCCGTGGTGGAGTCGGCCTCCTCCAGCCACTTGTTTAACAGTGGCTTGAGTTTGCACATGTTTTTAAAGCTCAGCTGCAGAGCCTCGAACCTGCAAATGGTAGTTTGGGAGAAAACATTTCCGTAAAGAGTTCCTAGTGCTAAACCGACATCAGCTTGGGTGAAGCCCAGTTTGATTCGGCGTTGCTTGAACTGTTTGGCAAACTGTTCCAGGTCGTCGGAGGTCGGCGTGTCCTCGTCGGAGTGCGAGTCGTGGCTGTTCACTCCCGCGTGGTGCTGGTGGTGATGGTGGTGAGGGTGCTGCGgatgatgatggtggtgatGATGGTGCTCCATATCGGGAGAATCTCCTCGCATCAGCCCCGGGTGGACTAAACTCCCTGGAGGGTTCAGCATCCCGTTTACCGTGAAGCCACCCGGCTGGG
This genomic interval from Misgurnus anguillicaudatus chromosome 17, ASM2758022v2, whole genome shotgun sequence contains the following:
- the pou3f3a gene encoding POU domain, class 3, transcription factor 3-A isoform X1 encodes the protein MATAASNPYLASNSILSSASIVHSESGGGGMQPGSAAITSVSGGYRGDPAIKMVQSDFMQGAMTVSNGGHMLSHAHQWVTSLPHAAAAAAAAAAAAAAEAGSPWSSSPVGMAGSPQQQDVKNNSNREDLHSGTALHHRPSHLGAHQSHQSAWGGTTASHISTITGGQQQSQQSLIYSQPGGFTVNGMLNPPGSLVHPGLMRGDSPDMEHHHHHHHHPQHPHHHHHQHHAGVNSHDSHSDEDTPTSDDLEQFAKQFKQRRIKLGFTQADVGLALGTLYGNVFSQTTICRFEALQLSFKNMCKLKPLLNKWLEEADSTTGSPTSIDKIAAQGRKRKKRTSIEVSVKGALESHFLKCPKPSAQEITSLADNLQLEKEVVRVWFCNRRQKEKRMTPPGIPQTPEDVYTHAGNESFVIDYLKGASLKDEPDNNHNVTTTSTYGQEILVH
- the pou3f3a gene encoding POU domain, class 3, transcription factor 3-A isoform X2 — translated: MATAASNPYLASNSILSSASIVHSESGGGGMQPGSAAITSVSGGYRGDPAIKMVQSDFMQGAMTVSNGGHMLSHAHQWVTSLPHAAAAAAAAAAAAAAEAGSPWSSSPVGMAGSPQQQDVKNNSNREDLHSGTALHHRPSHLGAHQSHQSAWGGTTASHISTITGGQQQSQQSLIYSQPGGFTVNGMLNPPGSLVHPGLMRGDSPDMEHHHHHHHHPQHPHHHHHQHHAGVNSHDSHSDEDTPTSDDLEQFAKQFKQRRIKLGFTQADVGLALGTLYGNVFSQTTICRFEALQLSFKNMCKLKPLLNKWLEEADSTTGSPTSIDKIAAQGRKRKKRTSIEVSVKGALESHFLKCPKPSAQEITSLADNLQLEKEVVRVWFCNRRQKEKRMTPPGIPQTPEDVYTHAGNVSADTPPPSMDCKREFCDRLLKRCKFER